CGGCGACCCGGCCAGCACGTGCGCGTACAGGGCGTCGCGCAGCCGATCGGTCGCCGCACCGCTGGTGAGGATCACCTCCCACGGCTGGGTGTTGCACCACGACGGGGCGCGCTGGGCGGACTCGAGCAGCTCCACGATCTCGTCGCGCGGCACCTGCTCGGCGGTGAACGCCCGACAGCTGTGTCGCTGCTGCAACAGGCGGTCGAAGGCGTCCACCCGATCTGATTCGGCCACGTCGGTCAATGTACCGCCGCGAACATCAATCGGTCCTCGGTCGCCTCGTCCGGGGCGAACTCGGCCGCCACCGTCCCGTTCTTCACCACCAGCACCCGGTCGGACAACGCCTGGATTTCGGGGATGTAGGAGGAGATGACGATGACCGCGACCCCGCTGTCGGCCAGCTCGCGCAGCTTGGCGTGGATCTCCGGGATGGTGCCCAGGTCGACGCCGCGCGTCGGCTCGTCGATGATCGCGACGAGCGGCTGACGGGTCAGCCCCTTGGCCAACACGACCTTCTGCTGGTTGCCGCCGGAGAGTTCCTCGACGGTCGCCTTCGACGGCTCCAGGGTGCGCACGTCGAACTGCTTCACGTACTTGTCGGCGACCTGACCGCGCTCGCGCGGCCGGATCATCGGCGGCAACCACTTCGCCGAGCACAGATGCCCGAGGTAGATGTTCTGCGAGATGGACAGGTGGCTGAAGAATCCGGCCGCCTTGCGGTCCTCGGTGATGTAGACGATCCCGGCCTTGCGGGCGTGCCGCGGCGTGCGGAACCGGACCTCCTTGCCCATCAGCCGCGTCTTGCCGCCGCGCAGTCGTCGCCGCTTGGTGATGCCGGCGATGATCTGCGAGACCTCGCTGCGCCCGGCGCCGACCAGCCCGTACAGGCCGACGATCTCCCCGGCATACGCCGAGAACGCCATGTTGCGGACCACCGGCAACAGGGTCAGATCCTCCACCTGGAGTGCGGGCAGGGCGTCGCGCTCGCGGTTCGGCAGGACCCGGCCCATCTCGACGGTGCGGCCGACCATCATGCGCACGATCGTCTCGTGGTCGAAGTCGGCCTTCTCCACGGTGCCCTGGGCGACGCCGTCGCGCAGCACCGTGATCCGGTCGGCCTGCTCGAACGCCTCGTCGAGCATGTGGGTGATGAAGATGACCCCGATCCCGCGGCGCCGCAGGCTCTGCATCGACATGAACAGCTGCAGCCGCTCCTCCGGGGTCACCGAGGCCGTCGGCTCGTCGAGGATGACGACCTTCGCCTCGCGGTGCACGGCGCGCGCGATCTCCACCATCTGCTTCTGCCCGATGCCGAGCGTGCCGGCAACGGCGTCGGGACGGATGTGGAAGTTATGCGATTCGAGCAGTTCGCGGGCCTTCACGTTGAGCTTGCCGAGGTTGTTGAACACGTCCTCGTCGCCGAGGAACAGGTTCTGGGCCACGGTCATCGTGTCGACCAGCGACCCCTCCTGATAGACCATCGCGACGCCCGCCTCGGTGGAGTCGCGCGGCGCGGTGAAGTTCCGCTCCTGGCCCTCCACCAGCAGCTTTCCGCTGTCGTGCGAGATGGCGCCGGAGATGATCTTCACCAGGGTGGACTTGCCCGCGCCGTTCTCGCCGACGAGGGCGTGGATCTCGCCGGGCAGCACGTCGAAGCTGACGTCGCTGAGCGCGTAGGTGCCGCCGTACCGTTTGCTGACCTCGTGCAGGGCGATGACCGGGGTGCCGGTCTTCGCGGTGGGTTCTGCGGTGGATGGTTGTGCCATTGTCCCGTCCTCGTTCATTCGGTCTTGTCGGTGTTCGCGTCGATCTCGACGAGGTTGCCGTAGCCCTGCGCCGCGAGCACGACGACGCCGTCGCGCGCGGTCACCCCGGTCATGCCGTGCCGCGGGCTGTCCACCCGCGAGTGCAGGCTGTCGACGACGCGACCGTCGGGGTCGATCCGGAAGACGATGCCGCAGCTGCGCGCCGGCGCCCAGCTCTTGACCTCGCCCTCCACGCGCAACTGCCCCATCTGCATCGTGTCGGTGAGCGGGTTCTTCACCGCCAGGCGCGGGACGAACCAGTCGTCGGGGCGCACCGTGGCCATCATGTCGGCGACGAATTCGTGCTCGTCGAGCAGCAGTTCGGTCATCCGGTTGCGGACGTAGGGCGCCACCACCCAGATGTCGTCGCCATCGACGCAGATCCGGCCCGGGTACAGCGGCAGGTTCTCGGCCAGCATCGAGCCGGTCGACGCGAGTGCGTGCGGCTCGCGCAGCTCCACCTGGTGCGCCAGGCTCAGCGAGAGCAGGACTGCCCCCGACGGCATGACGGCGACGCCCGAGGGCCAGGCCAACCCGTCGTCGAGCACGCTCGCGTGGCCGCCGGCGACCTCGACGAGCGCCCCGGTGCTGTCGTCGGTCAGCAGGGCGCGCGCCCACTCGTCTGCTCCGTACTTTCGCGAGCCGACGGCGGCGTACAGCTTCCCGTCTCCAGCCGCGGCCAGCGCCGTGACGCAGTCGCGGAGGATCTCGTCGGTACACAGGTCGTCGACGACGCCACCGGCATCACCGCCGGACGGCGCGATCGAGACGATCCCGCGCCCGGACACCGCGGCGACGATCCGGGTGCCGTCCGCGGCGATCGCCGTGATCGGGCTGCCCGCGTCGACGATTCGCCGCACCTGCCCGCCGGCCAACGAGTACACCACGGACCCGACGGTGAACACGAGGTCGCCGGCTGCGTCGCGCAGCACGTCGTCGGGGTGCGTCTCGCGGTCGCCCAGGAGATCCTTCGCGTCGTCGAGACGGGTGTTCAACCGCAGCCCGGCGTCCATCGGGGGGACGGTTCGGTGGTGACCCCAGTTCGGGTTGACCCACTCCTTGAGGGTGTCCAGCATGCCGCTCATCGCGCCGCCTCCGCCGTCTTGGCCGTCGTGGCCGGAGCCACGCCCGGCACGAGGTTGGTATCGATCGTCCCGACCTCGCTGGGGTCGAGTTTCATCTTGCCGATGCGGTTGTTGCTGACCCCGCAGAGGTAGAGGTAGCCGTCGTTCTCCTTGACGCCGGTCACCATCGGGTAGTTCTCGAGGTCCTTGTCCCACAGGGTGGTCAGGATCTCCCCGGAGTCGCTGAACTTGATGACGCACGCGGTGTTGAACTGCGGTGCGATCCAGTTGTCCAGCGGCATCTCCCGCGTCATCCGGCGCCGCACGTCGGGGTAGCGGTTGAGCAGGTCCGACATCTCGGTCCGCAGCGCCACCAGCGGCAGCCAATAGTTGCCGTCCGACGAGCGGCACATGTTGTCCGGGTAGCCCGGGAGGTTCTCCAACACCGGCTCCAACTGACCCTCCTTGGGGCCGGAGATCCAGAGCCGGTCGACCCGCGCGAGGCCGGTCGAGGCGACGAGGATCGACTGCCCGTCGTGGGCGGTGACGATCCCGTTGGGGAACACGTAGTTGTCGATGACGACCTCGGCCTTGCCCTCCGGGTCGATGCGGATGATCCGGCCGTTGTCGCGGAACTCGACCAGCTCCAGTTGGAACTCGGTGGTGTTGTTGCGCGTCGAGAAGTCCGAGCAGTAGATCGAGCCGTCCGGCGCGACGTCGAGGTCGTCGATGGCGCGCAGGCCGGAGTCGTCGATCAACGAGAGCGGGCTGCGCTTGGTCTGGGTGGCGATCACCTCGTAGTTGCCGTCCATGTCGATCCGGTACACGCCGATGCCGCCGACGGCGACGACGAGATTGCCGTCCCGGTCGAATTTGTGGCCACAGGGGAAGCCACCGGTGCGCGAGAAGATCTCGCCCTCGGTGTCCTCGATCCCGCGGAACTTCCACACCCAGCCGCGCTGGTCGCCGCAGTAGACGTTGCCGTCGTTGTCGACCGCGCAGTCCTCCGCGCCGCGGATCTTGCCGAGGCCGAGCGGCGGGGCGACGGTCAGCTTGCTGTTGGGCGTCCACACCGTTCCCGGCGCGGTGACGTCGAGCAACGGGCCCAGCTTCTGCCTGGCCGGGTCGAGCTTGAGCTTCTCCACCGCGCGCTGGCGGTACTTACCCCATTTGAGGTCGAGGATGGTGAAGACCAGCAGTACCGCGGCGAGGACCACCGAGAACAGCGGTCCCTGCGCGCCGACGGTGGCCTGCTGCAGGATCGCGACGACGAAGACGCCGACGGTCGCGCGCAGCACCGAGCCACGGCCACCGGAGAGCGACACCCCGCCGAGCACCACCGCGGTCAGCACGGTGATCTCCCAGCCCGAGCCCAGGTTCGGGTCGGTGCGGGAGTTGATCGTCTGGTAGATGAGGGCCGCGGCGCCGGCGAGGGCACCGGAGAGCACATAGCTCCAGAAGGTGACCTTGGTGACCGGGATGCCGTTGCGCCGGGCCGAGCGGCGGTCCGAACCGGTCGCGGTGACCCACCAGCCCCACCGGGAGCGGGTCAGGCAGACGTGGGCGACGATCAGCACGATCAGGAAGATGAACCAGCAGGTGTGCAGTCCGAGGATGCGCCCGTTGCCGAGGAAGTCCCAGACGGCGCTGGTCTCCCCCTTGCCGCCGATGGTGTTGGCGGTGGCGGTCTGCAGGACGCGGGCCGCACCGCCGAAGGCGACCAGGGTGACCAGGGTCGTGATGAACGGCCGCATCCGCACGATGGCGATGAAGTAGCCGTTGACGGCCCCGAGGAGGCCGCCGACGATCGGCGCGAGGATCGCGACGAGCACCGGCGGCACACCCCAGGAGTGCCAGGCCGCGAGAGATCCGAGCCCGACGAAGGCGACGATGGATCCCACTGACAGGTCGATGCCGCCACCGACCAAAACGATCGTCATTCCGATCGCGATCAATCCGTAGATCGCGACACTGTCCATGATCAGGCCGGCGTTGTCGGCGCCGACGTTGGTCGTCGCGAGAACGTAGATGGAGAGGGCCAGGGCCAGGATCAGTGGCACCGCGCCTTCCATCCAGCGCTTCCCGAACAGTTCGGAGATGTTTCGGTACGGGGCGAAACGGTCGAGGAACCCGCCCCCGGTGAGAGGGAAGGCGTCGATACCGCGCCGCAGCGGCGAACCGCCGCGGCGCAGCGACACCGACCCGTCAGTGGTCGTCGTCATGGTGAACTCGAATCCTTACTTGCTGTGGTAGCAGGCGATCGACGTCGTATCGACGTTTGCCTTGTCCACGAGCGTGTTGGTGGCGAATGCGAAGTTGTGCTGACCGCCCGGCTTGATGCCGCCCAGCAGCAGGTTCTGCATCGCGATCGCGGCCGATGCGCCGATGCCCTGGACGTCGTAGGCGGAGGTCGCCGTGACGGTCCCGGCCTTGATCGCGTCACACGTCTGGTAGTTGGCGTCCAGGGTGTAGGTGCCGACCTCGCCGGGGCGCAGGGTGCCGCGCTGTTCGGCGGTCTTCACCGTCTGGCCGACGGTCACCGCGTTCATGTCGAAGGTCACGACGAAGCCGCAGAGCTTGCTCTGGTGCTGCGCGATCGAGGACTCGGCGGCCTGCTGGGCCGCCGGGTTCTGGAATCCCGAGTGGTTGACGGTGACGTTGAAGCCCTTGGCCGCCGCCGCTTCCTTGACCCCGGCGGCCCACTGGACCGACGCCGGGTCGGTGCCGCTGCCGTCGATGGCGACCAGCTGCCGAGCGTCGGGACGGGCCTGGCAATCGCTCATCGCGCGCTCGGTGACGGCCTTCGCCGCGCTGTAGACGTTGACGCCGATGAAGGCATCGCCCAGCTTGGTGGTCATCATGTTCAGCACGATCGTGTAGATGCCGGCCTTGCGCGCCTGCTCGATCGCGTTGTCCAACAGACCGGCGGCCTGGTTCTGCACGATGATGACGTCGGCCGCCTTGCGGGCGATGAGGTCGTTCATCGTGCTGACCATGCGGTCGGGCGAGAAGTTGGCGTCGTACACCTTGAACTCGGCGCCCGACTCGTTCGCGGTGCGCTCCAGGGTGGTGCCCCAGTTCTCGGTGAGCGGGTAGCCCTTGTAGAGCAGCGGGACGAAGGCGATGCGCTTGCCCTTCAGGTGCTCGTTGATCTGATCGTGGACCTTGAGGACCTCGATCTGACCCGAGTTGAAGACGGCGTCGGAGTTGTTGGCGCTGCCGCCGCCCGACCCGCTTCCGCCCGACGAACAGCCGGCGAGTGCGCCGATCGCGAGGACGGTGGCCGAGGCCGCCGCCAGGGTTTTTCCAAACCGCATGATATTTCTCCTAATCAGTTGCGGATCGATTACTTCTTGCACTGCGTTTGTGGTCGGCCCGGATGGGCTCTCCTCCGACTCAGAGCTCGCCGGACTTCTCGGTTTCCTCGTTGCGCGGGTGCAGCCAGGCGTCGAAGGCGATGGCCGCCAGCAGCACGCCGCCGCGGATGAGGTCTTTGACGGCGTCGGCCAGGCCGAACTTGGTCAGCAGGTTGTCCAGGACGCCGACGAGAAGGGCACCGCAGAGGACGCCGAGGATGGTGCCGCGACCGCCCGAGAGGGAGACACCGCCGATGACGACGACGGTCAGCGCGGTGAACAGGATCGGCGCGAAGGACTGGGTCGCAGTCTGGGCGCTGCCCTGGATGGCGACGGTGACCAGGCCGGCCAGCAGCGCCAGCACCGCGGAGATGACGTAGGTCATCACGACCAGCGGGCGCACCGGCGCGCCGCTCGTGCGGGCCGTCTCCGGGTTGTCGCCCATGGCCCGGACCAGCGCGCCGGGGGAGGTGTAGGAGATGAAGAGCCAGGCCAGGAGGAACACCACGGCGGCG
This genomic interval from Gordonia sp. X0973 contains the following:
- a CDS encoding sugar ABC transporter ATP-binding protein is translated as MAQPSTAEPTAKTGTPVIALHEVSKRYGGTYALSDVSFDVLPGEIHALVGENGAGKSTLVKIISGAISHDSGKLLVEGQERNFTAPRDSTEAGVAMVYQEGSLVDTMTVAQNLFLGDEDVFNNLGKLNVKARELLESHNFHIRPDAVAGTLGIGQKQMVEIARAVHREAKVVILDEPTASVTPEERLQLFMSMQSLRRRGIGVIFITHMLDEAFEQADRITVLRDGVAQGTVEKADFDHETIVRMMVGRTVEMGRVLPNRERDALPALQVEDLTLLPVVRNMAFSAYAGEIVGLYGLVGAGRSEVSQIIAGITKRRRLRGGKTRLMGKEVRFRTPRHARKAGIVYITEDRKAAGFFSHLSISQNIYLGHLCSAKWLPPMIRPRERGQVADKYVKQFDVRTLEPSKATVEELSGGNQQKVVLAKGLTRQPLVAIIDEPTRGVDLGTIPEIHAKLRELADSGVAVIVISSYIPEIQALSDRVLVVKNGTVAAEFAPDEATEDRLMFAAVH
- a CDS encoding SMP-30/gluconolactonase/LRE family protein, with the protein product MTTTTDGSVSLRRGGSPLRRGIDAFPLTGGGFLDRFAPYRNISELFGKRWMEGAVPLILALALSIYVLATTNVGADNAGLIMDSVAIYGLIAIGMTIVLVGGGIDLSVGSIVAFVGLGSLAAWHSWGVPPVLVAILAPIVGGLLGAVNGYFIAIVRMRPFITTLVTLVAFGGAARVLQTATANTIGGKGETSAVWDFLGNGRILGLHTCWFIFLIVLIVAHVCLTRSRWGWWVTATGSDRRSARRNGIPVTKVTFWSYVLSGALAGAAALIYQTINSRTDPNLGSGWEITVLTAVVLGGVSLSGGRGSVLRATVGVFVVAILQQATVGAQGPLFSVVLAAVLLVFTILDLKWGKYRQRAVEKLKLDPARQKLGPLLDVTAPGTVWTPNSKLTVAPPLGLGKIRGAEDCAVDNDGNVYCGDQRGWVWKFRGIEDTEGEIFSRTGGFPCGHKFDRDGNLVVAVGGIGVYRIDMDGNYEVIATQTKRSPLSLIDDSGLRAIDDLDVAPDGSIYCSDFSTRNNTTEFQLELVEFRDNGRIIRIDPEGKAEVVIDNYVFPNGIVTAHDGQSILVASTGLARVDRLWISGPKEGQLEPVLENLPGYPDNMCRSSDGNYWLPLVALRTEMSDLLNRYPDVRRRMTREMPLDNWIAPQFNTACVIKFSDSGEILTTLWDKDLENYPMVTGVKENDGYLYLCGVSNNRIGKMKLDPSEVGTIDTNLVPGVAPATTAKTAEAAR
- a CDS encoding substrate-binding domain-containing protein, which encodes MRFGKTLAAASATVLAIGALAGCSSGGSGSGGGSANNSDAVFNSGQIEVLKVHDQINEHLKGKRIAFVPLLYKGYPLTENWGTTLERTANESGAEFKVYDANFSPDRMVSTMNDLIARKAADVIIVQNQAAGLLDNAIEQARKAGIYTIVLNMMTTKLGDAFIGVNVYSAAKAVTERAMSDCQARPDARQLVAIDGSGTDPASVQWAAGVKEAAAAKGFNVTVNHSGFQNPAAQQAAESSIAQHQSKLCGFVVTFDMNAVTVGQTVKTAEQRGTLRPGEVGTYTLDANYQTCDAIKAGTVTATSAYDVQGIGASAAIAMQNLLLGGIKPGGQHNFAFATNTLVDKANVDTTSIACYHSK